A DNA window from Arachis hypogaea cultivar Tifrunner chromosome 18, arahy.Tifrunner.gnm2.J5K5, whole genome shotgun sequence contains the following coding sequences:
- the LOC112769751 gene encoding uncharacterized protein, protein MPERQHSKRYDRSVPRNPAHQHETDNDRRHQEAKRTRSDHVIMGAIPFTERILKAKLPKGFDKPTDMKYDGTKDSQEHLTAFKARMNLEGATDAVRGKAFPVTLAGPTIKWFNALPNGSITGFHDISRKFMAQFTTRITKAKHPISLLGVTQKQDESTRKYLDRFNNECLTIDGLTDSVASLCLTNGLMNEDFRKHLTTKPVWTMHEIQNVARDYINDEEVSQVVAANKRQHGNTPHGNPTSRHNPMPRESQRDQPKQTNTNRPPRIGKFSNYTPLTASITKIYHQIADRGIIPKARQLRERTGGNKTLYCDYHRGYGHRTQDCFDLKDALEQAIRDGKLPEFAKSSENQNAQKKTGKSRSTLKKDLKVLAVRDQAPAATANKAITFLPEDCQHSTSAEDTPFVISARIGTGLVRRILVDTGADSNILFRGAFDKLGLRNENLQTHRNGVTGLGDNFLKPDGSIILPLTIGTGSQRKTILSEFVVLKNSTAYNVILGRKTINDLFAVIFTKYLLMKFTAEDGSVGTIHRDRETAVEYDNISTSPTQEIPRRGRHLPFRSRCTPKFTQNHGRKRQRSKVGPCRQGQEYSTPT, encoded by the exons ATGCCTGAACGACAACACAGCAAAAGGTATGATCGCAGCGTCCCACGCAACCCGGCTCATCAACATGAAACGGACAACGACCGACGACATCAAGAGGCCAAACGCACAAGAAGTGACCACGTGATAATGGGAGCCATTCCCTTCACTGAAAGAATCCTAAAAGCAAAACTCCCTAAAGGCTTCGACAAACCTACGGATATGAAGTACGACGGAACCAAGGACTCCCAGGAGCACCTAACGGCATtcaaggccaggatgaacctggaaggggCCACTGACGCGGTCCGAGGTAAGGCCTTCCCAGTAACCCTAGCCGGGCCAACGATTAAATGGTTCAATGCCCTCCCCAACGGATCCATAACTGGCTTCCACGATATCTCACGGAAGTTCATGGCCCAATTCACCACCAGAATTACCAAAGctaaacaccccatcagcttatTAGGGGTCACACAGAAACAAGACGAATCCACACGAAAATACCTGGACCGCTTCAACAATGAATGCCTAACGATTGATGGACTCACGGATTCCGTCGCAAGCCTCTGTTTAACCAACGGGCTCATGAACGAAGACTTccgcaaacacctcaccaccaagccagtatggaccatgcacgagatccaaAACGTCGCCAGAGACTACATAAACGACGAGGAGGTTAGCCAGGTCGTCGCCGCCAATAAACGGCAACACGGCAACACTCCACACGGCAACCCGACTTCCCGCCATAATCCGATGCCCAGAGAAAGTCAAAGAGACCAACCCAAACAAACCAACACAAACCGACCACCCAGGATCGGGAAATTCTCGAACTACACCCCCCTGACAGCCTCGATTACCAAGATATACCACCAGATAGCGGATCGGGGTATTATCCCGAAAGCCCGACAACTCAGAGAAAGAACGGGCGGCAACAAGACCCTTTACTGCGACTACCACCGAGGTTACGGGCACAGGACacaagattgtttcgaccttaaagacgccCTCGAACAAGCTATAAGAGACGGAAAACTCCCAGAGTTTGCCaaatcatcagagaaccaaaACGCGCAGAAAAAGACAG GCAAGTCAAGATCAACACTAAAAAAGGACCTCAAAGTCTTGGCTGTCAGAGATCAAGCCCCAGCTGCCACAGCCAACAAAGCGATAACTTTCTTGCCCGAGGATTGCCAGCATAGCACCTCGGCCGAAGACACACCTTTCGTCATCTCGGCGAGAATCGGAACAGGACTAGTTCGGAGAATACTGGTGGACACCGGTGCAGACTCCAACATCCTCTTTCGAggtgccttcgacaagctcgggctCCGCAACGAAAATCTCCAAACACACCGCAATGGTGTCAcgggactcggagacaacttccTCAAGCCAGACGGTTCCATCATTCTTCCCCTTACCATAGGGACGGGAAGCCAGAGGAAGACAATCCTGTCCGAGTTCGTGGTCCTCAAGAACTCCACCGCTTATAACGTCATCctcggaagaaaaacaatcaacgacCTCTTCGCcgtcatctttaccaaataccttcTAATGAAGTTCACGGCAGAAGATGGCTCCGTCGGAACCATCCACAGAGACCGGGAAACCGCGGTAGAATACGACAACATCAGCACTAGCCCTACGCAAGAGATCCCGAGACGCGGCAGGCATCTTCCTTTCCGATCTCGATGCACACCAAAATTCACGCAGAACCATGGGAGGAAACGACAAAGAAGCAAAGTAGGGCCTTGCAGACAAGGTCAGGAGTATAGCACACCTACGTGA